A section of the Pristiophorus japonicus isolate sPriJap1 chromosome 4, sPriJap1.hap1, whole genome shotgun sequence genome encodes:
- the LOC139262869 gene encoding signal peptidase complex subunit 3-like: protein MHSLMSRLNSLFAFTLMVMAALTFLVFLSTAFPQPRVPVSISVSGVSLKKYEDFTGNYDLGSINFSVNVDLGPIFNWNVKLLFLYLAAEYATENNVLNQVILWDKILKRGEYPRLDYHDMSPKYLFLDDANGLKGNKNVSLSFSWNIIPNAGILYLIPASGQTVIPLPEQYEEFRRY from the exons ATGCACAGTTTGATGTCGCGGCTTAACTCGCTGTTCGCCTTCACACTGATGGTGATGGCGGCGCTGACCTTCCTCGTGTTCCTGAGCACAGCGTTCCCGCAACCCCGGGTACCAGTCAGCATCAGTGTGAGCGGCGTCTCTCT AAAGAAATATGAAGACTTCACAGGAAACTATGATTTAGGATCTATAAATTTTAGCGTCAATGTTG atttggggccaatatttaattggaatgtTAAGCTGCTTTTTCTGTATCTAGCAGCAGAGTATGCTACAGAGAACAAT GTATTGAATCAAGTGATTTTGTGGGATAAAATCCTTAAGCGAGGAGAGTATCCTAGACTTGATTATCATGATATGAGTCCCAAATATTTATTCTTGGATGATGCAAATGGTCTGAA aggaaaTAAGAATGTCTCCTTGTCATTTTCGTGGAATATTATTCCAAATGCTGGAATCTTGTATCTTATACCTGCCTCTGGTCAGACAGTAATTCCATTACCTGAACAATACGAAGAATTCAGAAGATATTGA